ATAgcgaaaagaaaagtgaaaagaataaagaaaaccaGAGAAAACTAAAGAATTCTTTGCTTATTCCAAGCTCTGGATAGTAACTGATTTATCCACAAACCACGATTCCCTCTCAAAACTTGGGGtctttgaaggaaaaaaaaaacggTTTATTAACTTCCATATTTGCTAAAAAACCGCAAATCCCATGTGATGTATTCCCCCCTCCCCCCCTAATATTTTCTATACATTCAAAGTTCCTTCAAAGTTCAAAGCTTATTAAGCCAGGGTCTAAGAATTTCTTTAATGGTGGGTTTTGAAGAAAATTAGTATTAGGTGAActgggtttttgtttttgtatttgccttcttcttttttctattaTCTTTTTTGGATCTGGGATATGATAAAAGTTTGGATTTTAGTGGTATTTTCCGGGAAAAATTCTGGGGTTGAGTTCTAGGATGGGATTGTAGTGAATTTTATGAAGATCTGGAAGGTAAAATATTAGGCAAAACATGGAGCCTCCCAAGGGATTTTTAGCTACTTTGTGGAACTTTATATGCTTTCTTCCTTACTTCATTGGCTTGCTTCTTTTAGGCACAATTAAAGGTTAAGTGTTCTTAAATTGATTTTCTTGCTTTTATGTTCCCTAAATTGGTGTTTTAAGgatatattttccatttgattgTTATTTAGTTGCACAATTATACTGTTAATGTATAGCTTTTGGGGTTTTAATTGGatttccaattttcaagttattaATAGGTTTTTTCCTTTGTAAACTTAAATGGAAATTTGGTAATTGGAACTTCCCCTGCCTGATAATGGTGCGGTTTAGTGATTAGATGCAATGCCAGTGCATATATTATCTGGTCATGTTTGTAGAAACCGATTAAGAACGCTGAACATCGGTACTGAGCTAACTAATTCAAGCCTTTGATTGCACTGTTATCTTCAGGAATCATTTTCTGCTTTCCGATATGCCTTATCATGACAATTGGAAACTCGTCCGTCATATTAGGCCTTCTGCCCTATCATTGTTACTTCACTTATTATAGCATTGTGAGGTGATTTTCTTGATCCTTGACTTCCCCATTTTGCTTTGCCTCATTATCGTTGTATTCGGTTTCTTATTCTCTTAATTTCGTTAAATGTCAGCACTAAACTATTAGGGCCATTTCTGAAGCTCGCTGTCTGCATATTCCTACCGGTTGTCTTGATATTGTGGGTGGTTGTTGGTATTGTTGGAAGTATCTTAGGGGGAATATTATACGGCTTTCTTTCACCAATGTTTGCCACTTTTGATGCTGTGGGCGAAGGAAAGACCAATGTGTTTATCCACTGTTTTTACGTATGTCTTAAATGTCCACATtgttatattctttttttacatatattagcTTCTCTTGTATAATGAGAAGGAGACTTATATATTGGCCTGTTTTTTAGGATGGTACTTGGAGCACTATCAAGGGCAGCTTTACTGTTGTCAAGGATTTCAAAGATGTTTGTGTCCATTCCTACTACTCGTTTATGGAAGAACTACGACAGAAAGATGGACAATACTATGAGATAAGGTTAGCTGTAAAGTTCTCGTTGCCCATTTTAAGTCATGTTGCTGTCATGGCCAAGAGCATCATTTACTTGATACAGAAATCCTTTATTACCAAAGAGCATTACGGATTATCAAACCCTTAGCCAACCCATATGTCGATTTTAGAACTTAGCTTCGAGCTTTTTGACGTATAAGTTTAAATCCATGCATCATTCTATTCCCAATTGACTTGTtccttttaaactttttatgcATACTATAATTATAATCTTAGGATCATAGACAAGATCGATAGCTGCATCTGGCTAGTGtctttatttcattatttaggTAGCTTACAAGGAATATGGCACTGTTATGATAGTTTATATCtgttcttttatttgcttaGAGATCAGCAATATTGTGTTCGCTAAATGCTTTCAATTGGCTTAAAGTATACATGACGAAACACTGTCCATGAGCTAGTTGGTTTAAAGTTTAGACTGTAGAAGAAATTTGGTGAGCTATGCTATGAATGAAGAGTGTTGTACGAGTATGCTTGCCCATTTAGGTTCCTATACGGTAGGCACTTAAGCTTTGTGGGGGTTTCATTTTTTTCAGAATATAAATCCCTTTTTGATTCAACTGAGGTTTCTATGAACTTCATTGCAGATTTCTTTATCTGCTTCCGGCTCTTATAGCTGCAGTGCTTGGTTTTCTGGTTGATTTTCCAATGATCTCACTTATTGCCTTCTGCAAAAGTCCTTACATGCTCGTTAAAGGGTGGCATCGATTATTTCATGACCTTGTAGGTCGAGAAGGCCCTTTCTTGGAGACAATATGTGTACCATTTGCAGGCCTTGCCATCTTACTCTGGCCACTCGCCGTCATTGGAGCAGTTTTGGGATCAATGGCGTCTAGCATCTTCCTTGGTGCCTATGCCGCGGTGATTGTTTACCAGGTTTACATCTTCTATGTAATTTTAGTTCCTTTTCTTAGTCTTCCAATGTAATATTGTTGTCCGTTGATGTTCATTCAAATATGGATGTGGAACTTCATAAATGCAGCATTTAGCTATATCTGTTCATATGCTTTGTCCCACTTAATTGGTTGACATTTCCATTACGAGATCTTATAGACAACCGAGCAATGTTGTTGCTGTATTACCCACGGGTctacttaatttcaaatttattgtgATCCATTTTCTTCTCCGACCTTTGTACTTTATTAAATGCAACCAAGTGTTTTAGAGTAATGGAACCTCAACTTGCAGCATGATGTTAGACCGGTATTTTCTTTGTCCTTATTTCCATTCAACATATAACTTGcttttttgtgattttatttgCAGGAGTCCTCGTTTTGGTATGGGCTTTGTTATATCGTTGCTTCGTTGTCCATATATGATGAATACAGCACTGATGTCCTTGACATGCCTGAAGGATCTTGCCTTCCCAGGTTTCATTCAGCATTCTAATGATTTGTTCTTATGATATTATATGCCTTAGCAAACTTTTtatgagtattttttttttgttttttgttttggtataaACAGGCCTCGGTATCGTCGGCACAGAAATGAATCCTTCTCTAAATCTGACTCCTTCCGTCCTCCTGCTCGCATTGATTCACTTACAAATGCAAGGCTTGATTTGAAGCCACTCGAGGTGACTTGTTTGCTTGTGGTTTCTTTCCCTTTGGAATAAAACAAGCATTTCGTATTTGATTGTAGTCGGGTGCTAAAATGAGTTCTTTTATGATTAATGCAGCTACTCGAGGGCTTATTTAAGGAGTGCCAAGTCCATGGTGAGAAAATGGTGTCTGAAGGGCTGATAACTTCTAAGGACATCGATGATGCCAAGTCCATCAAAGGAAGTAGAGTGGTCAGCATTGGCTTACCGGCTTATTGCTTTCTTCAGGCACTCTTGCGCTCTGTGGATGCGAATAGACTGGGCATATTACTGAGTAAGTAAATTTGTTTCCTTATTGAGCCCCCCAAAAAAGAGTTACTTGTGAAAGATTATGACCTATGAGCTTTCAAATGGCTTCAACAGCATCTGAGGAATTGCTTTTATGTAGGTGACAATACGGAAATAACGGCCACGAACCGACCAAAAGATGCATTCTTTGATTGGTTTCTTAACCCCTTTTTGATACTGAAAGAGCAAATCAGAGCGGAGAATCTTTCCCCGGAGGAAAAGGATTACTTAGGCAAATTAGTGTTGCTGTGTGGTGATGCAGCACGGTTGAAAAATATTGGGTCTCCACCAGAATCAGAGCGTAAACGAGCTGAGCTTGATGCATTAGCCCGACGGTCAGAATgcaactaatatatatttttctttctcgaCACTGCTGTATGCTTCGTAATCTGACTCCATTACTTATACTTTTTAATGAAGGTTACAAGGTATTACTAAATCAGTGTCGAGGTATCCAACTTTCAGGCGACACTTTGAGGAATTTGTTAACAAACTATCCGAGGATCTCTCAAAGAAGGACAGTGGCAGCAGCAACAGCAGCGGATCTAGTAATAGGTCTCATCAATCGAAGAATACCGTTCTGCGGTTTTTTAGCAGCAGATCTTTCAAGCGGAGTACAAGCCATAGCATGTCTGATCAAGAATCACAATCAGTTCTTGCCAGAGATGTAGAAATCGAATGATGTAGAATAGGATGTCGATCAAGAATCACAATCAGTTCTTGCCAGAGATGTAGAAATCGAATGGTGTAGGACTAGGATGTCGATATTTGTCCATAGTTGTCAGATTTTGGACATAAATGCAACGGCCGGCCGCCTTTGTTCATTCATTTCGAGTTAATGTTTCCAAATGTTTGGTTAACAAGCAAAAGTAACCATGCATGAATGTAATACACTAAATTACTTG
The window above is part of the Gossypium raimondii isolate GPD5lz chromosome 9, ASM2569854v1, whole genome shotgun sequence genome. Proteins encoded here:
- the LOC105798393 gene encoding uncharacterized membrane protein At3g27390 isoform X1; this translates as MEPPKGFLATLWNFICFLPYFIGLLLLGTIKGIIFCFPICLIMTIGNSSVILGLLPYHCYFTYYSIVSTKLLGPFLKLAVCIFLPVVLILWVVVGIVGSILGGILYGFLSPMFATFDAVGEGKTNVFIHCFYDGTWSTIKGSFTVVKDFKDVCVHSYYSFMEELRQKDGQYYEIRFLYLLPALIAAVLGFLVDFPMISLIAFCKSPYMLVKGWHRLFHDLVGREGPFLETICVPFAGLAILLWPLAVIGAVLGSMASSIFLGAYAAVIVYQESSFWYGLCYIVASLSIYDEYSTDVLDMPEGSCLPRPRYRRHRNESFSKSDSFRPPARIDSLTNARLDLKPLELLEGLFKECQVHGEKMVSEGLITSKDIDDAKSIKGSRVVSIGLPAYCFLQALLRSVDANRLGILLSDNTEITATNRPKDAFFDWFLNPFLILKEQIRAENLSPEEKDYLGKLVLLCGDAARLKNIGSPPESERKRAELDALARRLQGITKSVSRYPTFRRHFEEFVNKLSEDLSKKDSGSSNSSGSSNRSHQSKNTVLRFFSSRSFKRSTSHSMSDQESQSVLARDVEIE
- the LOC105798393 gene encoding uncharacterized membrane protein At3g27390 isoform X2 → MTIGNSSVILGLLPYHCYFTYYSIVSTKLLGPFLKLAVCIFLPVVLILWVVVGIVGSILGGILYGFLSPMFATFDAVGEGKTNVFIHCFYDGTWSTIKGSFTVVKDFKDVCVHSYYSFMEELRQKDGQYYEIRFLYLLPALIAAVLGFLVDFPMISLIAFCKSPYMLVKGWHRLFHDLVGREGPFLETICVPFAGLAILLWPLAVIGAVLGSMASSIFLGAYAAVIVYQESSFWYGLCYIVASLSIYDEYSTDVLDMPEGSCLPRPRYRRHRNESFSKSDSFRPPARIDSLTNARLDLKPLELLEGLFKECQVHGEKMVSEGLITSKDIDDAKSIKGSRVVSIGLPAYCFLQALLRSVDANRLGILLSDNTEITATNRPKDAFFDWFLNPFLILKEQIRAENLSPEEKDYLGKLVLLCGDAARLKNIGSPPESERKRAELDALARRLQGITKSVSRYPTFRRHFEEFVNKLSEDLSKKDSGSSNSSGSSNRSHQSKNTVLRFFSSRSFKRSTSHSMSDQESQSVLARDVEIE